A stretch of the Actinomyces faecalis genome encodes the following:
- a CDS encoding SDR family NAD(P)-dependent oxidoreductase — protein sequence MKDYTKPVFPEARTAVVSGCGAPRGIARAVARRLADEGWNIVAVDLNPAVKDFETELGQAHPDLKVRALVLDIADQEAVAAAFAEVAKEMPPVVGLANVAGIACPVPLEELDAELFDKVVGVNCRGTMLMMKYAAEEMKKYGIGRIVNFSSITALDGGGTFSKFAYAAAKAGVLGVTRGGARELGQYGITVNALLPGPIDTDIMGGKLTDERKAQMSSNIPVGRVGQPEEIAAVVSFFLSADASFVNGVSINVDGGKHMH from the coding sequence ATGAAGGACTACACCAAGCCCGTCTTCCCTGAGGCTCGTACCGCCGTCGTCTCCGGCTGCGGCGCCCCGCGCGGCATCGCCCGCGCCGTTGCCCGCCGTCTGGCTGACGAGGGCTGGAACATCGTCGCCGTGGACCTCAACCCGGCCGTCAAGGACTTCGAGACCGAGCTGGGCCAGGCCCACCCCGATCTCAAGGTCCGTGCCCTCGTCCTGGACATCGCCGACCAGGAGGCCGTGGCCGCCGCCTTCGCTGAGGTCGCGAAGGAGATGCCCCCGGTCGTCGGTCTGGCCAACGTGGCCGGTATCGCCTGCCCGGTCCCGCTGGAGGAGCTCGACGCCGAGCTGTTCGACAAGGTCGTCGGCGTCAACTGCCGCGGCACCATGCTCATGATGAAGTACGCCGCCGAGGAGATGAAGAAGTACGGCATCGGCCGTATCGTCAACTTCTCCTCCATCACCGCCCTCGACGGTGGCGGCACCTTCTCCAAGTTCGCCTACGCCGCCGCCAAGGCGGGGGTCCTCGGAGTCACCCGTGGCGGCGCCCGCGAGCTGGGCCAGTACGGCATCACCGTCAACGCCCTACTGCCCGGACCGATTGACACCGACATCATGGGCGGCAAGCTGACCGACGAGCGCAAGGCGCAGATGTCCTCCAACATCCCAGTCGGCCGCGTGGGCCAGCCCGAGGAGATCGCGGCCGTCGTCAGCTTCTTCCTGTCGGCAGACGCCTCCTTCGTCAACGGCGTGTCCATCAACGTCGACGGCGGCAAGCACATGCACTGA